Genomic window (Chryseobacterium sp. H1D6B):
ACAATACAATATAAAAAAAATCTGATTTGTTCCTTTTTGAGAACATAGGCACATATATTTGCAATACATTCTTTTTTTACCTCTTTTTTGTTCGCAAAAACCATTTTACTGCCTCATTGGGTGGAACTGATTGATTGCATTCTGTAAAGCATCGATTCCCGTCTCTTTATATTTCTCGGTGGTGTCTGCGTGCTTATGTCCAGCAAAATATTGAACTTTTCTAAGGTTCTCGCCCTGGTCTAATCTCAGTTTGATAACGCTCTGTCGGATTCTCACACTGGTTATTTTCTTAGTAAAATCCTTTTGATAGGTTGATACAAGATAATTGATGTCATCTTTCGTGATTCCCGAACCGAGTTTATTCAGTAGAAAAAAAGAAGTTCTTTGTCTTTCCAGCTCATTTCTGTCTTCCTGCAGATATTGATAGAACAGCAGTATCTGTTCTGCCTTCAGTTCCAAAATCCTTTCGTTGGTAATGCCTGTTTTCTGTACTTTTATTTTGGCACTGAGTAAATCCAAGTCCTCGATTTTTAGTTTCTCGATGTCCCCGACAAGCAAAGCCTGATTGACAATCAGGCTCATTACGACTTGGTTTCTTTTCGCAAGGATGGGATAACGTTCTTCCCTCGGTTCTAAAAGCTTCTTTAATTCCTGTTCTGTGAGAAGTTCCTGTAACTGTATCGGATTTTCCTTGCCGTCCTTTATCTTGATTTGGGTTGCTGTGTTCGCTTTGACCTTTCCTGTCTCTACCAAATAATCGTAGTATTTCTTGATGGCGTAAATAGTTCTCTTTACACTTTGGGGATTGTAGTTCTTCCTTAGCAGTTCCACGTAGTCCATCAACTTTTGGTAACCGAGCTTCTCCGGATTTTTATAGTGCTTTTTGAACTTTGATATTTCGTAGAGATAGGTTTTTACCGTTCCTTCAGATAATTCATTGTGTAGATATTGTTCCAGTTCCATAATTGATTCTTGTGTAGATTTGGGTTGTACTTAAATATTGATGTCCTAAAAAATCCCTTACTTTCTCAAGTTCCATTCCCTGTTCCAAAAGTTGTGTCGCAATAGTATGTCGCAGACAGTGCAGGGTAAATC
Coding sequences:
- a CDS encoding tyrosine-type recombinase/integrase; this translates as MELEQYLHNELSEGTVKTYLYEISKFKKHYKNPEKLGYQKLMDYVELLRKNYNPQSVKRTIYAIKKYYDYLVETGKVKANTATQIKIKDGKENPIQLQELLTEQELKKLLEPREERYPILAKRNQVVMSLIVNQALLVGDIEKLKIEDLDLLSAKIKVQKTGITNERILELKAEQILLFYQYLQEDRNELERQRTSFFLLNKLGSGITKDDINYLVSTYQKDFTKKITSVRIRQSVIKLRLDQGENLRKVQYFAGHKHADTTEKYKETGIDALQNAINQFHPMRQ